The following coding sequences are from one Diachasmimorpha longicaudata isolate KC_UGA_2023 chromosome 6, iyDiaLong2, whole genome shotgun sequence window:
- the LOC135164012 gene encoding cell growth-regulating nucleolar protein, with translation MVVFTCNNCGDSLQKPKVAKHYQFQCRNAVSLTCVDCFKDFIGDEYVAHTKCITEAERYGGKDYKAKPSANKGERKQQEWINVVQNVLTNSTNLSREEKSFLQSISRHENIPRKKAKFLNFVKNAVGYRLNMNVVDSCWEKMESAFKGTTESKSEITKSVEKTENIVPEKVDQKEAQVVENDFNENICRDNGDSAKGKENTSENGNDEMANGKKKKKAKKRQLDEGNASEGQNEEPSPKKKTTESVAVPEQSSVTPETGKFDWKSSILEIIGDKDDISLKKLRKKVVGSYLNHVGDAVTREKAISRFEKKLKKISELQSVDDRVKRV, from the exons ATGGTGGTATTTACGTGCAACAATTGTGGTGACTCGTTGCAGAAACCAAAAGTCGCAAAACATTATCAGTTCCAGTGCCGGAATGCAGTCTCGTTGACTTGTGTGGATTGTTTCAAAGATTTTAT TGGTGATGAATACGTAGCTCATACAAAATGTATAACCGAAGCTGAAAGGTATGGAGGAAAGGATTACAAAGCCAAACCATCGGCGAACAAAGGTGAGCGTAAGCAACAAGAGTGGATAAACGTCGTGCAAAATGTTCTGACAAACTCCACAAATTTATCCCGAGAGGAGAAATCATTCCTGCAGTCCATATCGAGACACGAGAATATTCCCAGGAAGAAGGCAAAATTCCTGAATTTCGTGAAGAATGCTGTGGGGTACAGACTCAATATGAATGTTGTTGACAGTTGCTGGGAGAAAATGGAGAGTGCATTCAAGGGGACGACGGAAAGCAAATCTGAGATAACAAAAAGTGTTGAAAAAACCGAAAACATTGTCCCTGAGAAAGTAGATCAGAAGGAGGCTCAGGTAGTGGAGAATgactttaatgaaaatatatgtAGGGATAATGGGGATTCGGCAAAGGGGAAAGAAAACACTTCAGAGAATGGGAATGATGAGATggccaatggaaaaaaaaagaagaaagctAAAAAACGTCAGTTGGATGAAGGAAATGCCTCTGAGGGTCAAAATGAGGAGCCCAGTCCTAAGAAGAAGACGACAGAGTCTGTAGCAGTCCCTGAACAATCATCTGTAACTCCTGAGACTGGGAAATTCGATTGGAAATCGAGTATTTTAGAAATTATTGGAGATAAAGACGACATTTCCCTCAAAAAGTTGAGGAAAAAAGTAGTGGGGAGTTACCTGAATCACGTTGGAGATGCTGTCACTCGAGAGAAGGCTATTTCCcggttcgagaaaaaattgaaaaaaatatctgaattaCAATCTGTCGATGACAGAGTCAAACGTGTatag
- the LOC135164008 gene encoding cytochrome P450 307a1-like: MATMVLWYILLTCLMIFILSKKGGIQWLSPFPEVGDKKKKNLKGPKSLPVIGSLHLLGGPEGPFAAFTKLAKEYGDIYEIQLGVAKCVVVSSYTLLREVLISKGNDFGGRPDFLRFHALFGGDRNNSLALCDWSEVQRTRRSLARSFCSPRGGSFQQEELSRIAALETSDLLSTLKQPEAEGVLSGVKPLKPLLLQSVANMFTRYMCSTRFENTDEEFRRIVQSFDEIFWDINQGYAVDFLPWLKPFYSNVLSRLGGYASTIRGFILRRIIDHRRASLDTVNGIPRDFTDALLLHLESPETDLSWDHILFELEDFLGGHSAIGNLVMMILAQTTVHPDVQKKIQEECDTTLAKSEHSDGLVALDDRQDMPYTDAVIWETLRMSSSPIVPHVATVDTHIAGYPVSKDTVIFINNFEMNLGEAYWGPDSRQFKPERFIKMIDNKPRVTRPEHFVPFSTGKRTCVGQKLVQGFAFVIVTALLSRFDIHAVEDVKSKLMPGCVAVPPDAFHLALTPRQSTSP; encoded by the exons ATGGCAACAATGGTCCTGTGGTATATTCTCCTGACCTGCCTAATGATTTTTATATTGTCGAAGAAAGGAGGTATCCAATGGTTATCCCCATTCCCAGAAGTCGGGgataaaaagaagaaaaatctcAAGGGACCGAAGAGTCTACCTGTTATCGGTAGTCTCCATCTTCTCGGAGGTCCTGAGGGCCCTTTCGCAGCATTCACCAAGCTTGCCAAGGAGTATGGAGATATTTACGAGATTCAGCTTGGAGTAGCCAAGTGTGTGGTTGTCAGTAGCTACACTCTGCTCAGAGAAGTACTTATATCAAAGGGAAATGATTTCGGTGGTCGCCCGGATTTCCTGAGGTTCCACGCACTCTTCGGCGGCGACAGGAATAATT CTCTGGCATTATGCGATTGGTCGGAGGTTCAGCGTACGAGACGTTCACTCGCGAGGAGCTTCTGTTCACCCCGCGGTGGTAGTTTTCAACAGGAGGAATTATCGAGAATAGCTGCACTCGAGACATCAGATTTACTTTCGACATTGAAACAACCCGAGGCCGAAGGGGTTCTGAGTGGTGTTAAGCCACTGAAGCCCCTTCTCCTTCAGTCAGTGGCGAACATGTTCACCAGGTACATGTGTTCAACACGATTTGAAAATACTGATGAAGAATTTcgtcggattgttcagtcCTTCGACGAAATATTCTGGGACATCAATCAGGGCTACGCAGTTGATTTTCTTCCCTGGCTGAAGCCCTTCTACTCCAACGTCCTGAGTCGACTCGGTGGCTATGCCAGCACCATTCGGGGCTTCATTCTCCGCCGAATCATCGATCATCGTCGTGCCAGCCTGGACACTGTCAACGGCATTCCCAGGGATTTCACTGACGCCCTGTTGCTGCACCTGGAGAGCCCCGAGACCGATCTATCGTGGGATCACATTCTCTTCGAGCTGGAGGACTTCCTCGGGGGACACTCGGCCATCGGCAACCTAGTCATGATGATTTTGGCGCAGACAACGGTACATCCTGacgtgcagaaaaaaattcaggaggaGTGCGACACGACCCTCGCCAAATCGGAGCATTCTGATGGTCTAGTTGCTTTGGATGATCGACAAGACATGCCCTACACGGATGCCGTTATCTGGGAAACACTGAGAATGTCGAGTTCTCCAATAGTCCCTCATGTTGCCACTGTTGACACTCATATTGCTGGTTATCCTGTCAGCAAGGACACAGTaatattcatcaataattttgaaatgaatCTTGGTGAGGCGTATTGGGGACCGGACTCGCGTCAATTCAAGCCCGAGAGATTCATTAAGATGATTGATAATAAACCTCGAGTCACACGACCTGAACATTTCGTTCCATTTTCAACGGGAAAGAGAACCTGCGTCGGCCAGAAACTCGTTCAAGGATTTGCATTTGTCATTGTCACTGCATTACTCTCGCGTTTTGATATTCATGCGGTTGAGGATGTGAAGAGTAAACTCATGCCAGGATGCGTTGCTGTACCACCAGATGCATTTCACTTGGCATTGACACCCAGACAATCCACTTCACCctga
- the LOC135164006 gene encoding uncharacterized protein LOC135164006 — MLQAVRLLTELARPSDNRRDSDMEPAQASSSDVSVQFREIYKNGWLRRTDKTDKETSRFWVAFCVHDDTEPRLEGFSDQKQATTHSPLWANSLRGIQHISPTLCATSRHDYEFCVNFNDDRVLRLAAPTYQGMLDWVQLVTRKLTDMKILRPKENVYSRGPERIATRDPTSPLPPPPLPSGSEGTVQTPPGTPSSGPSTSSPGLELEAVVEPHPMVFTFEDITIEDRRRPVQAQTQRTTPPTPSPRVIPAADPGESGYESIFMASSYAVPGDSTRTVTREPVVTQEPSNDRYAALMEYRSSGPSENRENARSASATENIRQAPATSARAGGETRSGAANIPRQLTLREQQIYQLKREMSHRAGVRLQLGRRDCKDSIAFVDSFGSIWVAGWKQKEHPFLYNVLHVGDMVISVAGITPPNAATIRDIMKGMTTPRVEVIVRRLPYAQAMTLTKRTDSDDFGLEVNGNEVSGVSGVALNLGLSPLADATDPTAPAGSNTTWTLTEINGRPLNIFDGGAAERLRAVGRDISIVIQPTDLVSSLRKKLRSIRSYKNFILQ, encoded by the exons ATGCTGCAGGCCGTGCGTTTATTAACGGAATTGGCAAGACCCAGTGATAATCGTCGTGACAGCGACATGGAGCCAGCGCAGGCATCTTCGAGCGATGTGTCCGTGCAATTTCGTGAGATATACAAAAATGGCTGGCTGAGAAGAACCGACAAGACTGACAAGGAGACCAGTCGTTTCTGGGTTGCATTCTGTGTTCACGATGACACTGAGCCCAGGCTCGAGGGTTTCAGTGACCAAAAACAGGCGACAACCCACTCACCCCTCTGGGCAAACTCACTGCGTGGTATTCAGCACATTTCCCCCACACTTTGTGCCACATCCAGGCACGACTACGAATTTTGCGTTAATTTTAATGACGACAGGGTACTGAGACTGGCTGCACCCACTTACCAGGGAATGCTAGATTGGGTGCAACTGGTGACGAGGAAATTAACGGATATGAAGATACTGAGACCAAAGGAGAATGTTTATTCGAGAGGTCCTGAGAGAATAGCCACGAGGGATCCAACTAGTCCACTGCCACCACCACCATTGCCATCTGGATCGGAAGGAACTGTTCAAACTCCACCGGGTACACCCTCCAGTGGACCCAGCACATCCAGCCCTGGGTTGGAG TTGGAAGCAGTTGTTGAACCACATCCAATGGTTTTCACATTTGAGGACATCACGATTGAAGATCGAAGAAGGCCTGTGCAGGCGCAAACTCAGAGGACCACACCGCCAACTCCGAGTCCCAGAGTTATTCCTGCTGCTGACCCTGGGGAATCGGGATATGAGAGCATTTTCATGGCCTCCTCGTACGCTGTACCTGGTGATTCAACGAGGACAGTCACCAGGGAGCCTGTGGTTACTCAGGAGCCGTCGAATGATAGGTATGCAGCGCTGATGGAGTACAGGAGCTCGGGGCCTTCGGAAAATCGAGAGAATGCTCGAAGTGCGTCAGCTACTGAAAATATACGACAAGCGCCTGCAACGAGTGCCAGGGCTGGTGGTGAAACGAGATCAGGGGCAGCGAATATTCCCAGACAGCTCACACTCCGGGAGCAACAGATCTATCAGCTGAAACGAGAGATGAGTCATCGGGCTGGGGTCAGACTGCAATTGGGGAGGAGGGACTGTAAAGACAGCATAGCCTTTGTTGATAGCTTTGGATCCATCTG GGTTGCTGGCTGGAAACAAAAAGAACATCCATTTCTCTACAACGTTCTCCACGTAGGAGATATGGTGATCAGTGTTGCGGGTATTACGCCACCAAATGCGGCGACAATTCGTGACATTATGAAGGGAATGACCACGCCACGT GTTGAGGTGATTGTCCGTCGTCTACCGTATGCCCAAGCAATGACCTTGACCAAACGAACCGATAGTGACGATTTTGGCCTCGAAGTTAATGGCAACGAGGTATCCGGGGTTTCGGGTGTTGCTTTGAATCTTGGATTATCACCACTCGCTGACGCAACAGATCCCACAGCCCCTGCTGGCTCCAATACGACCTGGACACTCACGGAGATTAATGGTCGACCGTTGAATATATTCGATGGCGGTGCAGCTGAACGATTGAGGGCTGTTGGACGAGATATTTCTATTGTTATTCAACCGACAGATCTTGTGTCGTCGCTGCGTAAAAAATTACGCTCTATACGCAGCTATAAAAACTTTATTCTACAGTGA
- the LOC135164011 gene encoding cholesterol 7-desaturase nvd-like has translation MITWWQILAACILSVFIYLGFFWEMKRVVHVNPVTKAKCMRAKLRNVQDSNPVYPNGWYGILHSHEVEEEQVKNVNAIGETFAVYRTREGHVHVIDAYCPHLGANMAEGGRVVDNCLLCPFHDWSFGPDGRCNNIPYTDNIPPNAKVRAWKSLEVNNIIFVWYHAEMEGPEWYPQPIAQIADKSYWCQGRNEYIICSQIQEVPENGSDSTHLSYLHGPGMFFPGLSHHTWSDTNWQPRPTHLPEGSPARPHQASLALTHVLKVFGKFPILKVRVTAEQIGPAYVELTVRTCIGKMFIIETVTPIEPFVLKITHSLYAAPLHALYAKIVFLGQCLMFERDNIVWSHKEFLKNPVYTPEDKRIKAFRQWYKQFYSPNSPTYQSIKSLDW, from the exons ATGATAACCTGGTGGCAAATATTGGCGGCATGCATTCTTTccgtattcatttatttgggatttttttgggaaatgaAGCGGGTCGTG CACGTAAACCCGGTGACCAAGGCGAAGTGCATGAGAGCAAAACTTCGAAATGTTCAAGACTCGAATCCAGTTTATCCCAACGGATGGTACGGGATTCTTCACAGTCATGAAGTTGAAGAGGAACAGGTGAAAAACGTAAATGCGATAGGGGAGACCTTCGCTGTTTATAG GACGCGGGAGGGACACGTTCATGTGATAGACGCATATTGTCCTCACCTTGGAGCTAACATGGCTGAGGGAGGAAGAGTAGTTGACAATTGTCTCCTGTGTCCCTTTCACGACTGGAGTTTTGGTCCAGACGGGCGTTGCAACAACATTCCATATACCGACAACA TACCCCCAAATGCCAAAGTCAGAGCGTGGAAATCTCTCGAGgtgaataatattattttcgtGTGGTACCACGCCGAAATGGAAGGTCCCGAGTGGTATCCCCAGCCAATAGCGCAAATTGCGGACAAGAGTTACTGGTGTCAAGGCAGGAACGAGTACATAATCTGCTCTCAAATCCAG GAAGTTCCAGAGAATGGATCAGACTCCACTCATTTAAGCTACCTCCACGGTCCAGGAATGTTCTTCCCAGGTTTATCTCACCACACATGGTCCGACACCAACTGGCAGCCTCGACCCACCCACCTCCCGGAGGGTTCGCCGGCGCGACCCCATCAGGCTTCCCTAGCCCTGACCCACGTGTTAAAGGTCTTCGGAAAATTTCCCATCCTAAAAGTTCGTGTAACAGCAGAGCAAATAGGTCCTGCCTACGTCGAACTCACCGTACGAACATGCATCGgtaaaatgtttattataGAAACAGTAACGCCAATCGAGCCATTTGTCCTTAAAATAACTCACTCCCTTTACGCTGCCCCCCTGCACGCCCTTTACgctaaaatcgttttcttagGCCAATGCCTCATGTTTGAAAGGGATAACATAGTGTGGAGCCACAAAGAGTTCCTTAAGAACCCCGTATACACTCCCGAGGATAAAAGAATAAAAGCGTTCAGGCAGTGgtataaacaattttattccccGAATAGTCCGACTTATCAGTCTATCAAATCTTTAGACTGGTAA
- the LOC135164009 gene encoding cholesterol 7-desaturase nvd-like isoform X2 has protein sequence MHLDSKKKAYYARVKLRNIQDSNPVYPNGWFAILDSHELKKEGVKHVTALGETFAVYRTKNGDVHILDAYCPHLGANMAEGGKVIGNCLQCPFHGWSFRPTGECNNVPYSDRIPSNARVRAWKSLEVNNLIFVWYHAEKEDPQWFPQPITQLANNSYWCQGRNEYIINSHIQEVPENGADWAHLTALHGPGMFLDSYLPGLSRHSWTDTDWKPRPDHLPQETPARPHEAFAALSHTLILFNKFSLMHLRIIAEQIGPGYVELTMNTGFGKIFIIQTVTPVEPFQIRVTHSVYSTPWNALFGKIIFLGECFMFERDVHVWNHKVFLKNPLLLPEEKKIKAFRKWYKQFYSANSPTYHSIKSLEW, from the exons ATG CACTTAGACTCGAAGAAGAAGGCGTACTACGCTAGAGTGAAACTCCGAAATATTCAAGATTCAAATCCAGTTTATCCAAATGGATGGTTCGCTATTCTGGATAGTCATGAATTAAAAAAGGAGGGGGTGAAGCACGTGACTGCGTTAGGCGAAACCTTTGCTGTTTACAG AACGAAAAATGGGGATGTTCACATCCTAGACGCCTACTGTCCGCACCTAGGTGCGAACATGGCTGAGGGTGGCAAAGTAATTGGCAACTGCCTCCAGTGTCCCTTCCACGGCTGGAGTTTTCGCCCGACCGGGGAGTGCAACAACGTGCCATATTCTGACAGGA TACCATCTAATGCCAGAGTTAGAGCGTGGAAATCTCTCGAAGTTAATAATCTCATTTTTGTGTGGTACCACGCCGAGAAGGAAGACCCACAGTGGTTTCCCCAGCCCATAACACAACTCGCGAATAACAGCTACTGGTGCCAGGGAAGAAACGAGTATATAATTAACTCTCATATACAG GAAGTTCCTGAGAATGGGGCAGACTGGGCCCACTTGACGGCTCTCCATGGACCAGGAATGTTCCTCGACTCGTATTTACCGGGATTATCTCGACACTCGTGGACTGACACCGATTGGAAACCTCGCCCTGATCACCTCCCCCAGGAAACACCTGCACGACCTCACGAAGCTTTCGCAGCGCTGTCTCACACCCTGATACTCTTCAATAAATTCTCACTGATGCATCTTCGAATAATCGCTGAACAGATCGGTCCTGGTTACGTGGAACTCACGATGAACACGGGCTTCGgtaaaatattcatcattcAAACAGTTACACCAGTGGAGCCGTTCCAGATACGGGTAACTCATTCAGTCTATTCTACCCCTTGGAATGCACTCTTCGGAAAAATCATATTCCTGGGCGAGTGTTTCATGTTTGAGAGAGATGTGCACGTTTGGAATCACAAGGTATTCCTCAAGAATCCACTTCTACTcccggaggaaaagaaaataaaagctTTCAGGAAGTGGTACAAACAATTCTATTCAGCGAATAGTCCGACGTATCACTCCATAAAATCCCTCGAGTGGTGA
- the LOC135164009 gene encoding cholesterol 7-desaturase nvd-like isoform X1 produces MINWWKILLTIIFPVFIYLVFFCRIHWVRHLDSKKKAYYARVKLRNIQDSNPVYPNGWFAILDSHELKKEGVKHVTALGETFAVYRTKNGDVHILDAYCPHLGANMAEGGKVIGNCLQCPFHGWSFRPTGECNNVPYSDRIPSNARVRAWKSLEVNNLIFVWYHAEKEDPQWFPQPITQLANNSYWCQGRNEYIINSHIQEVPENGADWAHLTALHGPGMFLDSYLPGLSRHSWTDTDWKPRPDHLPQETPARPHEAFAALSHTLILFNKFSLMHLRIIAEQIGPGYVELTMNTGFGKIFIIQTVTPVEPFQIRVTHSVYSTPWNALFGKIIFLGECFMFERDVHVWNHKVFLKNPLLLPEEKKIKAFRKWYKQFYSANSPTYHSIKSLEW; encoded by the exons ATGATAAACTGGTGGAAAATATTGctgacaattatttttccggTGTTCATCTACCTCGTGTTCTTCTGCAGAATTCATTGGGTCAGG CACTTAGACTCGAAGAAGAAGGCGTACTACGCTAGAGTGAAACTCCGAAATATTCAAGATTCAAATCCAGTTTATCCAAATGGATGGTTCGCTATTCTGGATAGTCATGAATTAAAAAAGGAGGGGGTGAAGCACGTGACTGCGTTAGGCGAAACCTTTGCTGTTTACAG AACGAAAAATGGGGATGTTCACATCCTAGACGCCTACTGTCCGCACCTAGGTGCGAACATGGCTGAGGGTGGCAAAGTAATTGGCAACTGCCTCCAGTGTCCCTTCCACGGCTGGAGTTTTCGCCCGACCGGGGAGTGCAACAACGTGCCATATTCTGACAGGA TACCATCTAATGCCAGAGTTAGAGCGTGGAAATCTCTCGAAGTTAATAATCTCATTTTTGTGTGGTACCACGCCGAGAAGGAAGACCCACAGTGGTTTCCCCAGCCCATAACACAACTCGCGAATAACAGCTACTGGTGCCAGGGAAGAAACGAGTATATAATTAACTCTCATATACAG GAAGTTCCTGAGAATGGGGCAGACTGGGCCCACTTGACGGCTCTCCATGGACCAGGAATGTTCCTCGACTCGTATTTACCGGGATTATCTCGACACTCGTGGACTGACACCGATTGGAAACCTCGCCCTGATCACCTCCCCCAGGAAACACCTGCACGACCTCACGAAGCTTTCGCAGCGCTGTCTCACACCCTGATACTCTTCAATAAATTCTCACTGATGCATCTTCGAATAATCGCTGAACAGATCGGTCCTGGTTACGTGGAACTCACGATGAACACGGGCTTCGgtaaaatattcatcattcAAACAGTTACACCAGTGGAGCCGTTCCAGATACGGGTAACTCATTCAGTCTATTCTACCCCTTGGAATGCACTCTTCGGAAAAATCATATTCCTGGGCGAGTGTTTCATGTTTGAGAGAGATGTGCACGTTTGGAATCACAAGGTATTCCTCAAGAATCCACTTCTACTcccggaggaaaagaaaataaaagctTTCAGGAAGTGGTACAAACAATTCTATTCAGCGAATAGTCCGACGTATCACTCCATAAAATCCCTCGAGTGGTGA
- the LOC135164001 gene encoding ubiquitin carboxyl-terminal hydrolase 8-like has translation MSTMVNLRQDSPELANWTQEAKKDIRKIASMDLIKRLHPMLSQGLNAHKDKKIREAYVLLTRYLYIVDQLQKRKLDIQQKKELNATAQINQARELQEAIIRTVNASIPSSNSIPTNSLSNSTNTRNLNKNDSADKHDDDPLNLPEIPDDDPVSEKVVDDFISCTELFPIIQTGKRYLIIDTRSVDDYQRSRIKSDKCINIPNSEIAFGKTAKKFEIYLQSTSPNQLKLYSERSQKYIDMIILMDWDTTRLTLKSTSHVSIMKEILTKWDPCVTLSKHLILHGGFSEWLTVYPTLTTNPRVLKPTSMDDSLDEILNDVKYPDWVTQEGSKSIINYTSKNNNNDVSKRGLDIPGLHAKVNDSVLNKRQSHLKKSTTNYSSYEDEDVDMERLSGEIDKLSMEKEKISRPVIDRSSKPTTLTPNPLLEQMNSLLTKIISDLKDQEKLERQSLQLESNILAMLTKNNNDNSDDVDDLESMYEQKNTVQQTIYATVKSKEGKEAELARISENLTWNGENKQHMLLDSTLGNTKIRLQGLVRQRRDVQQKIDEAEKRRREEANRKGSPRHDDTLTVYKEPLKTEGPTSNSGLKRSLSSPNLAKMEDRKVPMIDRSSKPHPVRRNLREANNNISGTSWKDSFKRMDPVYRDGPPGITGLKNLGNSCYMNSIIQCLSNTAYLAKYFIDNGYQDDLNTKSDNETRGQIAEEFAQVIKALWRGQYKSIAPRDLKDTIGQFRFQFDSCEQQDSHEFLTFLLEWMHNDLRKDGKMRIDGPLSAAEKEWEKALKGQYSIISRLFMGQLRSTICCITCSGKSITYETFTSLSISLPEANRCSLDECIKHFLSGQKITGWNCPHCKTAREATKKFDFVKLAPIMVIHLNRFAGTEVGLEKKNTSVVFPLIDLNLKQYLVIDPDSNTLNHPHSYSYNLYGLSNHYGTMGGGHYTAFCKSSSLNKWYKYDDHSVSEISEQNVRSQNSYAYLLFYTSLPYESYTYIDESS, from the exons ATGTCCACCATGGTGAACCTACGTCAAGACAGTCCAGAGCTAGCGAATTGGACTCAGGAGGCGAAAAAGGACATCAGAAAGATCGCGTCGATGGATTTGATTAAGCGACTTCATCCTATGCTCTCCCAAGGCCTCAACGCTCACAAGGACAAGAAAATCAGAGAGGCTTATGTTTTGCTGACTAGATACCTTTACATTGTCGATCAACTCCAGAAGAGGAAATTGGACATACAGCAGAAGAAAGAACTAAATGCAACAGCACAG ATTAATCAAGCAAGGGAACTACAAGAGGCCATAATTAGAACAGTAAATGCAAGCATTCCATCATCGAATAGCATTCCCACAAACTCCCTGTCGAATTCCACCAACACCAGAAATTTAAACAAGAATGACTCAGCCGACAAACACGACGACGATCCCCTGAACTTGCCAGAGATTCCCGACGATGATCCTGTATCTGAAAAAGTAGTCGACGATTTCATTTCATGCACCGAACTATTCCCGATAATTCAGACCGGAAAACGCTACCTGATCATAGACACAAGATCTGTTGATGATTATCAACGATCCAGAATCAAGTCTGACAAGTGCATCAACATCCCCAACTCTGAGATAGCCTTCGGTAAAACTGCAAAGAAGTTCGAAATTTACCTGCAGTCCACCAGCCCAAATCAACTAAAACTGTACAGCGAACGAAGTCAGAAGTACATCGATATGATAATTCTGATGGACTGGGATACGACTCGATTGACCTTGAAATCCACCAGCCATGTTTCTATAATGAAGGAGATACTCACTAAATGGGACCCCTGTGTGACCCTCAGCAAGCACCTAATCCTCCACGGTGGCTTCTCCGAGTGGTTGACCGTCTACCCAACCCTCACCACCAATCCTCGAGTGCTGAAGCCCACTTCCATGGATGACAGCCTCGACGAAATTCTAAATGATGTTAAATATCCAgactgggtgacccaggagggCTCGAAATCCATCATAAATTATACAtcgaagaataataataatgacgtATCAAAACGAGGACTGGATATTCCTGGGCTGCATGCCAAAGTAAACGACTCTGTGCTCAATAAACGACAAtcccatttgaaaaaatccacAACGAACTACTCATCGTACGAGGACGAGGATGTCGACATGGAACGCCTCTCAGGAGAAATTGACAAACTCAGCATGGAGAAGGAGAAAATATCGAGACCTGTCATCGATAGAAGCAGTAAACCAACAACACTGACTCCCAATCCCCTTCTCGAACAGATGAATTCACTGCTCACTAAGATTATTAGTGATCTCAAGGATCAGGAAAAACTGGAGCGACAATCATTACAATTGGAGTCCAATATTTTAGCCATGCTCACGAAGAACAACAATGATAACTCTGATGATGTTGATGACTTGGAATCGAtgtatgaacaaaaaaatactgtACAGCAAACGATTTATGCAACTGTCAAGAGTAAGGAGGGAAAGGAGGCTGAGTTAGCCAGGATTAGCGAAAATTTGACGTGGAATGGTGAAAATAAACAGCACATGTTGTTGGACAGTACTTTGGGAAATACGAAGATACGCCTGCAGGGACTTGTGAGACAGAGGAGAGATGTGCAACA GAAAATTGACGAGGCCGAAAAGAGAAGACGAGAAGAGGCGAATCGTAAAGGTTCCCCGAGACACGATGATACTCTGACGGTATACAAAGAACCTCTGAAGACCGAGGGACCTACAAGCAATTCAGGGTTGAAACGATCCCTGTCTAGTCCCAATCTAGCCAAG atGGAAGATAGAAAGGTGCCCATGATTGACAGATCCTCAAAGCCCCATCCTGTACGTAGAAACCTGAGAGAAGCAAATAACAACATATCCGGAACCTCCTGGAAGGACTCCTTCAAACGAATGGATCCCGTCTACCGCGATGGC CCTCCTGGAATCACTGGACTCAAAAATTTGGGAAACTCGTGCTACATGAACAGCATTATTCAGTGCCTGAGTAACACAGCTTACTTagccaaatattttattgataatggATACCAAGATGACTTGAATACAAAGAGTGATAATGAAACTCGTGGGCAAATTGCCGAGGAGTTCGCGCAAGTGATTAAAGCGCTGTGGAGAGGACAGTACAAGAGCATTGCCCCCAGAGACCTGAAG GACACGATTGGACAATTTAGGTTTCAATTCGACAGCTGTGAACAGCAGGATTCACATGAATTTCTCACGTTCCTCCTCGAGTGGATGCATAATGACCTGAGAAAAGATGGGAAGATGAGGATTGATGGGCCCCTGAGTGCTGCTGAGAAGGAGTGGGAGAAGGCACTTAAAGGACAATACTCCATCATTTCTAGGCTCTTTATGGGACAATTGAGATCAACAATTTGTTGCATAACTTGTTCTGGGAAGAGCATCACTTATGAAACTTTCACTAGTCTGTCGATATCCTTGCCAGAGGCTAATCGCTGCAGTTTGGAT GAATGTATAAAGCACTTCTTGAGTGGACAAAAAATCACAGGATGGAACTGCCCCCACTGTAAAACAGCTCGTgaagcaacaaaaaaatttgatttcgtTAAATTAGCTCCAATAATGGTGATTCATTTGAATCGATTTGCTGGTACAGAGGTTGGAttggagaagaaaaatactTCTGTTGTTTTTCCCCTAATTGATCTCAATCTGAAGCAGTACCTCGTCATAGATCCCGACTCTAACACGTTAAATCATCCCCACAGCTACAGTTATAATCTCTATGGGCTTTCAAATCATTATGGCACCATGGGCGGGGGGCACTACACTGCCTTCTGCAAAAGTTCATCACTCAACAA atggTACAAGTACGATGATCACTCTGTCTCGGAAATCAGCGAGCAGAATGTCAGATCCCAGAATTCTTATGCCTATCTGCTCTTCTACACATCACTCCCTTACGAATCTTACACATACATAGATGAGagctcgtaa